A window from Chloroflexota bacterium encodes these proteins:
- a CDS encoding SDR family NAD(P)-dependent oxidoreductase codes for MNVSRKSQSAQHGEPIAVIGMACRFPGAPDIPAFWDLLESGQNSVREGDPNSGSGRMAELFPDTAERAQACRFGAFVDDIDQFDAEFFRISPVEAELLDPQQRMMLEMSWLALEDAGIDAATLRGSRTGVYAGISNDEYRMLVVDSSRPTEAAGCLYALSGTNLNGASGRVSFVLGLMGPAKAVDAACASSLVSVHDAVADLQQSKADLAIAGGVQAILNGRIYELRADSMMLSPDGQCKAFDASANGYVRGEGCGVVVLKRLSEAVRDGDRIWAVIRGSAVNHGGASSGLTVPHVPALEQVIEAALSHAGAGANDVDYLEAHGTGTAVGDPIEIEAVANAYCRERDGDRPLLVGSVKTNIGHLESAAGVAGLIKAVLTVNRGIIPRHLHFENPNPAIEWDRVPLQITDSMIDWPQRDGRPRLAAVNSFGISGTNAHMLVEEYRGPDGVPGPANEPTARRQSRFLPISGKSEGALKDLAGSYLTWLAGQSDDWSDDRLAAQALTDMAWTAGAGRQHFDHRAGVTFGDAESLRAGLRDVIEGAGRAAGVPAKIAFAFTGQGSQWLGMGRDLYDHEPVARAVLDRCEEAFREARGESLLDVMFGRNGSTGDLGDTAWEQPALYALECALTALWDSVGVRPGVVMGHSVGEIAAAWAAGVFSLEDGMRFAAARGTLLSETDPGNMAAVFAPPPEVAAEVSAYKAVEPGAVLDVSADNGAHQVVSGRAADIDAILARFGARGIRVSRLNTTRAFHSALVEPALDALEASLAKVAIRPPDLTFVSNLTGQAVGPDLSLDGAYWREHARQAVAFAGGVRTMAELGVDLVIEIGPHALLGPMTTLAWPESEPDGHGPPAPAVLASMRRPRRRGSDSGPASGFVDAVARSYELGLEISFAGLFEGEAPRRISLPGYPFQRSRHWIPQAGRRRGAAGLPLLGDRHESARGGVSFEAEIFESEPAWLADHLVFGRVIAPGALYCAMACAAARAEGGDQVFLEEVQLHNALVFPTRAAESGADPEGRRIQLLLDDAEQSPAKSLQIFSKGPEGDWTLHVEGRVLHGGSLPEDGGPADFAGLRSRMSPAGIADYYRAKSATGIDLGPSFRTLTQIWTGPGEALAQIELPEFVSRGGLDAHPLMLDGCFQVVGLARNMDGGPDEPTYLPFGWERFWLNGPLPDRIYCHVRMNEAPGAGEPNADGQPEVLSGELRILDDAGDLIGGFSGYAVKRATRAALLSAVEGASDLLYEVAWRERPLASGLIPADFFPVPSAVAAGSELFADYLTDAGVDPGNRDDLLEDLEQWSRSYALATLEKLGWRRSRGTAVDVEELRRELNVAPEHKRLFRRMFEMLAQAGVLTEKDGGFLVRIGTDDQLPEELPRDPAGFADTMAQRYEHGQIEVGLFRRSGAALGEVLRGDADPLTLLFSSGEPTAADLYLKAPVARAANRMLSEAVRALVDRLPDRRRLRVIEVGAGTGSATASVLPELPDGRYDYTYTDISAGFFAEAEARFGDGGGAIQYRPLDIEKDPIEQGFDQHGYDLIIASNVLHATRYLTETLGHCAALLAPSGQLIALENLRGLGWMDLTFGQLDGWWRFADDYRPHHALAGPPVWRRALGDAGFAAVEVLGVDESDKTKPLDKGVIVAQGPARVSEPRGLWVLTGAGHHAGLASQLAERNQTVLVADEGTTAGALPNGDSAGVFGAAVDRTDRESWRTLFAQLPENVPFSGVIHLHALNGHGAGASAAEMFDDVSGSVAVALALVQGLADSDAMPQKGLWFITRGGQVTERERGGELAGATLWGLGKALALETGHLQPRMLDLDPAVADAESGLADEFLYPDTENHIVHRSGRRLAARLVRSGDGGGRLALPEDSSWVLTPDRAGVFDRPEVMSLPTRGLEPREVRVAVDAAGINFWDVFRSLGFIEEGNLGREMCGNVIAVGSEVTAVEVGDRVVGLGFGAFGPEMDTHELLVAAAPPEASSSALATIPSAYVSAELSYQLAGGLAEGERVLIHAGAGGVGLAAISLARAAGAEVFATASAPKQGYLRSIGVRHVFDSRTTDFGEQILEATDGHGVHVVLNSLTSEGFIDASLSCLMEGGRFVELARRDILSEAEMAAVRPDVGYSILELDVLKKTDPAWVGEVLTQIMGRFANGELETIIHSRWPLAEAGAALGFMRAARHLGKIVLTLPPLARGQLRADRTYLVTGGLGGIGCAVAEWLADRGAGAIVLNGRRDPDPQVKTVIDGLRAKGIDIGVELADVTDPAAIDSMLARIERDHPPLGGVIHSVGVLSDAAIGNQTWESFDRVLRPKIAGAWHLHRATQHLDLDLFVLFSSRVGVMGNPGQGNHAAANAFLDQLAGHRRALGLPGQSIAWGAWSEIGEAAEQKDRIERRRAALGGRWFTPQQGIRALERLVREDATNSVVMAMDWAVFEDAIEDRPAFLEELLAEAEAPEGEAGMAPTDLLAQLRGAPVVGNDAILATFLQQEVQAVLRLASPPAPDVGFFDLGMDSLMAVELRNRLNRAFAGQYTASNTLVFDYPDITALAGHLAEELGGQDGEGEPAPEPEPEIRRTIDSDRDGIAIVGIGCRFPGAEDPLGFWRQLEAGADLVSEGRTDPYPWDGLYGDPNATESIFRRGAFIEGIDRFDSRFFRISPIEARHMDPRQRLLLETTWLALEDAGIDPGGLRGSRTGVYIGVGGNEYRDVIAAGGAEDSFVGTAGSMAVGRVAFALGLEGPAMGLDMVCASSLVAVHQAVAGLQRGEADLALAGGVNVPLSQGLARFLDDLGMISESGRSSTFDSAADGFVRSDGCGIIALKRLSDAEAAGDRIWGVIRGSAINQNGASAGLTVPNGPAQERVLEEALAQSGFAPADVDYLEAHGAGSALGDPIEIQAASAVYGRGRPDDRPLLLGSVKANIGHLEWAAGIASLIKTVLAMRQGSIPRQIHFENPSENIDWNRLPVRVTASPTPWPDGNGRAPVAAVSAFGMSGTNANVVVTGYESAQSPPTQLDGVRVPVGAAVQVPPAGAGAPASGACAPRNLRLLSLSAKSGAALRGLAERYAEWLDLQDGSKTDPADAAALADMAWTAAVGRSHFDHRAGLVFDDAESLRSQLRAVAVGDVEPDPDPPRRFAFVYPALGSQAITLGRELFETEPAVRAVLERCDELIRSERVASLLEAMFDPDQGAASLDDPAWAQPATYALGCALTALWSGVGVLPTAVLGQGPGELAAAQAAGALTLEDGLRIAAARGELMAVFPGAGLAPDTGFESILAGIESAPPSLALISGASGRAIDSETLLDADYWNRQLRAPVAAAECAAALAGLGIDAVIGLGPGPGLAERISAAWPDSGERAGPKVIATLGEPVADRGFAAAVAGVYEAGFDLDLRGLFAGETRRRTSVPGYPFQRRRHWVSFR; via the coding sequence TTGAACGTGTCCCGCAAGAGCCAGTCCGCGCAGCACGGTGAGCCCATCGCCGTGATCGGGATGGCCTGCCGGTTTCCGGGTGCACCAGACATCCCGGCATTCTGGGACCTGCTGGAATCCGGTCAGAACTCGGTACGGGAAGGTGACCCCAACTCCGGCAGCGGTCGCATGGCGGAGCTGTTTCCAGACACCGCGGAGCGGGCCCAAGCCTGTCGCTTCGGGGCGTTCGTAGACGACATAGATCAATTCGATGCGGAGTTCTTCCGCATCTCCCCGGTAGAAGCCGAACTGCTCGATCCCCAGCAACGCATGATGCTGGAAATGAGCTGGCTGGCTCTCGAAGACGCCGGAATCGACGCCGCAACTCTGCGCGGGAGCCGCACCGGCGTCTACGCCGGGATCAGCAACGACGAATACCGCATGCTGGTCGTCGACTCGTCTCGCCCGACCGAAGCGGCGGGGTGCCTTTACGCCCTCAGCGGAACCAACCTCAACGGCGCCAGCGGACGGGTCTCCTTCGTGCTCGGCCTTATGGGGCCGGCAAAAGCGGTCGACGCGGCCTGCGCATCGTCGCTGGTCTCAGTCCACGACGCGGTAGCCGACCTCCAGCAGAGCAAAGCTGACCTGGCCATCGCCGGGGGAGTCCAGGCAATCCTGAACGGCCGCATTTACGAACTGCGGGCAGATTCGATGATGCTGTCACCGGACGGTCAGTGCAAGGCGTTCGACGCCTCGGCCAACGGTTACGTGCGCGGCGAGGGCTGCGGTGTCGTGGTCCTGAAGCGGTTGAGCGAAGCCGTACGCGACGGCGACCGGATCTGGGCGGTCATTCGCGGGTCGGCCGTCAATCACGGCGGGGCCAGTTCCGGCCTGACGGTCCCGCACGTTCCGGCGCTCGAGCAGGTGATCGAGGCCGCACTCTCGCACGCCGGTGCCGGGGCCAACGACGTTGACTACCTTGAAGCCCACGGCACCGGTACGGCGGTGGGTGACCCGATCGAAATCGAAGCCGTCGCCAATGCCTACTGCCGCGAGCGCGACGGCGACCGGCCGCTGCTGGTTGGTTCGGTCAAGACCAACATCGGCCACCTGGAGTCGGCGGCCGGGGTCGCCGGTCTGATCAAGGCGGTCCTCACGGTCAATCGGGGAATCATTCCCAGGCACCTGCACTTTGAGAACCCCAATCCAGCCATCGAGTGGGACCGGGTGCCGCTGCAGATCACCGATTCGATGATCGATTGGCCGCAACGCGACGGCCGGCCGCGCCTCGCCGCCGTCAACTCCTTCGGAATATCCGGCACCAACGCCCACATGCTGGTGGAGGAGTACCGCGGTCCGGACGGCGTCCCGGGCCCGGCAAACGAACCGACCGCGCGCCGGCAGAGCCGTTTCCTGCCCATTTCCGGCAAATCCGAGGGCGCTTTAAAGGACCTGGCGGGCAGCTACCTGACCTGGCTCGCCGGGCAGTCGGATGACTGGTCCGACGATCGGCTCGCCGCACAGGCGCTCACCGACATGGCGTGGACGGCGGGTGCCGGACGCCAACATTTCGATCACCGCGCGGGCGTGACATTCGGCGACGCCGAATCTCTGCGCGCGGGCCTCCGGGACGTCATCGAGGGCGCGGGCAGGGCAGCCGGAGTCCCCGCCAAAATCGCTTTCGCATTCACCGGCCAGGGCAGCCAATGGCTCGGAATGGGCCGCGATCTCTACGATCACGAACCAGTCGCCAGGGCGGTCTTGGACAGATGCGAAGAGGCCTTCCGGGAAGCCCGCGGGGAATCGCTGCTGGATGTGATGTTCGGTCGCAACGGATCGACCGGCGACCTCGGGGACACGGCCTGGGAGCAGCCGGCGTTGTACGCCCTGGAATGCGCGCTGACCGCTCTCTGGGACAGCGTGGGGGTGCGGCCCGGCGTCGTGATGGGCCACAGCGTCGGCGAAATCGCGGCCGCCTGGGCGGCCGGCGTTTTCAGCCTCGAGGACGGCATGCGCTTCGCGGCCGCCCGCGGAACGCTGCTCTCGGAAACCGACCCGGGGAACATGGCCGCGGTCTTTGCCCCGCCGCCGGAAGTGGCCGCGGAAGTAAGCGCCTACAAGGCGGTGGAGCCCGGCGCGGTGCTGGACGTTTCGGCCGACAACGGCGCCCATCAGGTCGTAAGCGGCCGCGCCGCAGACATCGACGCGATCCTTGCGCGGTTCGGTGCCCGGGGCATTAGAGTTTCCCGGCTGAACACGACCCGGGCATTCCACAGCGCCCTGGTCGAACCCGCCCTGGACGCGCTCGAAGCCTCGCTCGCCAAAGTCGCGATCCGGCCCCCCGATCTCACCTTCGTAAGCAATCTGACCGGACAAGCGGTCGGGCCCGACCTATCCCTGGACGGGGCCTACTGGCGCGAACACGCGCGGCAGGCGGTCGCGTTCGCCGGCGGGGTAAGAACCATGGCCGAGCTCGGAGTCGATCTGGTGATCGAAATCGGGCCGCACGCCCTGCTGGGCCCGATGACGACTCTCGCCTGGCCGGAGTCCGAGCCCGATGGACACGGGCCGCCGGCCCCGGCCGTTCTGGCCAGCATGCGCCGTCCGCGCCGCCGGGGATCCGATTCCGGACCCGCGAGCGGCTTCGTCGATGCGGTGGCGCGGTCCTACGAACTGGGCCTTGAAATCTCGTTCGCCGGCCTTTTCGAAGGAGAGGCGCCGCGGCGGATCTCGCTGCCCGGATATCCGTTCCAGCGTTCGCGGCACTGGATCCCGCAGGCCGGGCGTCGGCGCGGCGCGGCGGGCCTCCCGCTGCTCGGGGATCGCCATGAATCGGCCCGCGGCGGCGTCTCCTTCGAGGCCGAGATATTCGAATCGGAACCGGCCTGGCTGGCCGACCACCTGGTCTTCGGCCGGGTGATCGCACCCGGCGCGCTCTACTGCGCGATGGCCTGCGCGGCGGCCCGGGCCGAGGGCGGCGATCAGGTCTTTTTGGAAGAGGTGCAGCTGCACAACGCGCTGGTGTTCCCGACCCGGGCCGCCGAATCGGGCGCAGACCCCGAAGGGCGCCGGATCCAGCTTCTGCTTGATGACGCCGAGCAGTCGCCGGCCAAGTCGCTGCAGATCTTCAGCAAGGGTCCCGAAGGTGACTGGACGTTGCACGTGGAAGGGCGCGTCCTGCATGGCGGGTCGCTCCCCGAAGACGGCGGTCCCGCGGACTTTGCGGGCCTCAGATCCAGGATGTCGCCGGCGGGCATAGCCGACTACTACCGCGCCAAATCGGCCACCGGGATTGACCTTGGTCCCTCGTTCCGCACCCTGACCCAGATCTGGACCGGTCCGGGCGAGGCGCTGGCCCAGATCGAACTGCCGGAATTCGTCAGCCGCGGCGGACTGGATGCCCACCCGCTAATGCTCGACGGCTGCTTTCAGGTCGTGGGCCTGGCCCGCAACATGGACGGCGGCCCCGATGAGCCGACCTACCTGCCCTTCGGCTGGGAACGGTTCTGGTTAAACGGGCCCCTGCCGGACCGCATTTACTGCCACGTGCGCATGAACGAGGCCCCGGGCGCGGGCGAACCCAATGCCGATGGGCAACCCGAGGTGCTCAGCGGGGAGCTGCGGATCCTCGACGACGCCGGCGATCTGATCGGCGGTTTCAGCGGTTACGCGGTCAAACGCGCCACCCGGGCGGCCCTGCTTTCGGCCGTGGAAGGGGCGAGCGACCTGCTCTACGAGGTCGCCTGGCGCGAGCGTCCGCTCGCATCGGGCCTGATACCCGCCGATTTCTTTCCCGTACCGTCCGCGGTCGCGGCCGGGTCGGAGCTGTTCGCCGACTACTTGACGGACGCCGGGGTCGACCCCGGCAATCGGGACGACTTGCTCGAGGACCTCGAGCAGTGGTCGCGCTCCTACGCGCTGGCGACGCTGGAAAAACTCGGCTGGCGGCGCAGTCGGGGGACGGCCGTCGATGTCGAGGAACTGCGCCGCGAACTCAATGTCGCCCCGGAACACAAGCGTCTGTTCCGCAGGATGTTCGAAATGCTCGCCCAGGCCGGCGTCCTGACGGAAAAAGACGGCGGATTCCTCGTCCGGATTGGGACCGACGACCAGCTGCCCGAGGAACTGCCCCGGGATCCGGCGGGGTTCGCCGACACGATGGCGCAACGCTATGAACACGGCCAGATCGAAGTCGGACTGTTCCGGCGGTCCGGCGCCGCGCTGGGCGAAGTGCTGCGTGGGGACGCCGACCCGCTCACGCTGCTGTTTAGCAGCGGCGAACCGACCGCCGCCGATCTCTATCTGAAGGCCCCGGTCGCACGGGCGGCCAACCGGATGCTGTCCGAGGCCGTGCGCGCCCTGGTGGACAGGCTCCCGGACCGCCGTCGCCTGCGAGTCATCGAGGTCGGGGCCGGGACCGGGTCCGCCACGGCGTCGGTCCTGCCCGAACTGCCGGATGGACGTTACGACTACACCTACACCGATATCTCGGCCGGATTCTTCGCCGAGGCCGAAGCGCGCTTCGGCGACGGCGGCGGCGCCATCCAGTACCGCCCGCTCGATATCGAGAAGGATCCGATCGAGCAGGGATTTGACCAGCACGGCTACGACCTGATCATTGCCTCCAACGTTCTGCACGCGACGCGCTACCTGACCGAAACCCTGGGGCACTGCGCCGCGCTTCTGGCCCCGTCGGGACAGTTGATCGCGCTCGAGAACCTGCGCGGCCTGGGGTGGATGGACCTGACGTTTGGCCAGCTGGACGGATGGTGGCGGTTCGCCGACGACTACCGTCCGCACCACGCGCTGGCCGGACCGCCGGTATGGCGGCGCGCGCTCGGCGACGCCGGATTTGCCGCCGTCGAAGTCCTCGGGGTCGACGAGTCCGACAAGACCAAACCGCTCGACAAAGGGGTGATAGTCGCCCAGGGACCGGCCCGGGTCAGCGAACCCCGCGGGTTGTGGGTCCTGACCGGCGCCGGCCACCACGCCGGGCTGGCGTCGCAGCTAGCCGAACGCAACCAGACGGTTCTGGTGGCCGATGAAGGCACGACCGCCGGAGCCCTGCCGAACGGCGACTCGGCGGGAGTTTTCGGCGCCGCCGTGGACCGGACCGACCGGGAATCCTGGCGAACGTTGTTTGCACAGCTCCCCGAAAACGTCCCGTTCAGCGGCGTAATCCACCTGCACGCCCTTAACGGACACGGCGCCGGGGCCTCGGCGGCCGAGATGTTCGACGACGTTTCGGGGTCGGTGGCGGTTGCGCTGGCGCTGGTCCAGGGTCTGGCCGATTCCGACGCGATGCCGCAGAAGGGGCTCTGGTTCATCACCCGCGGGGGACAGGTGACCGAACGCGAGCGCGGCGGCGAACTCGCCGGCGCGACGCTCTGGGGTCTGGGCAAAGCTCTGGCCCTGGAAACCGGCCATCTGCAGCCGCGCATGCTCGACCTGGATCCGGCGGTGGCCGACGCCGAGTCCGGCCTGGCCGACGAATTCCTGTACCCCGACACCGAGAACCACATCGTTCACCGTTCCGGCCGCCGCCTGGCGGCCCGACTTGTCCGTTCCGGCGACGGCGGCGGCCGGCTGGCGCTGCCCGAGGATTCGTCCTGGGTGCTGACACCGGACCGGGCGGGGGTCTTCGACCGGCCCGAGGTAATGTCCCTCCCGACGCGCGGCCTCGAACCGCGCGAGGTTCGGGTTGCGGTGGACGCCGCCGGGATCAACTTCTGGGACGTTTTCCGCTCGCTGGGCTTTATCGAAGAGGGCAACCTGGGCCGGGAGATGTGCGGCAACGTCATCGCGGTCGGATCCGAGGTGACCGCGGTCGAAGTCGGCGACCGGGTGGTCGGACTGGGGTTCGGCGCGTTCGGTCCGGAAATGGACACGCACGAACTGCTGGTCGCCGCGGCGCCGCCGGAGGCTTCCAGTTCGGCGCTGGCCACCATTCCCAGCGCGTACGTCTCGGCCGAACTCTCCTATCAGCTGGCCGGGGGGCTCGCCGAGGGCGAGCGGGTCCTGATCCACGCCGGTGCGGGCGGCGTGGGCCTGGCCGCGATAAGCCTCGCCCGGGCGGCGGGAGCGGAAGTGTTCGCCACCGCCAGCGCGCCCAAGCAGGGCTACCTGCGGTCGATCGGGGTCCGGCACGTATTCGACAGCCGCACGACCGATTTCGGCGAGCAGATCCTCGAGGCCACCGACGGACACGGCGTCCACGTGGTGCTAAACAGCCTGACCAGCGAAGGGTTCATCGACGCCAGCCTCAGCTGCCTGATGGAAGGCGGCCGATTCGTCGAGCTGGCGCGGCGCGACATCCTCAGCGAGGCGGAAATGGCCGCGGTTCGCCCCGACGTCGGTTACTCGATCCTGGAACTCGACGTGTTGAAAAAGACCGATCCAGCCTGGGTCGGCGAGGTGCTAACCCAGATCATGGGCCGGTTCGCCAACGGCGAACTGGAGACCATCATCCATAGCCGCTGGCCGCTGGCCGAGGCCGGCGCCGCGTTGGGGTTCATGCGGGCTGCCCGACATCTCGGAAAAATCGTCCTGACCCTGCCGCCGCTGGCGCGCGGCCAGCTGCGAGCCGACCGCACCTACCTGGTCACCGGCGGGCTGGGCGGGATCGGCTGCGCGGTGGCCGAGTGGCTCGCCGACCGCGGCGCCGGGGCCATTGTGCTCAACGGGCGCCGCGACCCGGATCCCCAAGTCAAGACGGTCATCGACGGACTGCGGGCGAAGGGAATCGACATTGGCGTCGAGCTGGCCGACGTGACCGATCCGGCGGCAATCGATTCGATGCTGGCCCGCATCGAGCGGGATCACCCGCCGCTCGGCGGCGTGATCCACAGTGTCGGCGTGCTGTCCGACGCGGCAATCGGCAACCAGACCTGGGAGAGTTTCGACCGGGTTCTGCGCCCCAAGATCGCGGGTGCCTGGCACCTCCATCGGGCGACCCAGCACCTCGACCTGGACCTGTTCGTCCTGTTCTCCAGCCGGGTCGGGGTGATGGGCAATCCGGGCCAGGGCAATCACGCCGCCGCCAACGCTTTCCTGGATCAGCTGGCCGGCCACCGGCGCGCGCTGGGGCTCCCGGGTCAGTCAATCGCCTGGGGCGCCTGGTCGGAAATCGGCGAAGCCGCCGAACAGAAAGATCGGATCGAACGTCGCCGGGCGGCACTTGGCGGCCGTTGGTTTACGCCGCAGCAGGGGATTCGGGCGCTGGAGCGGCTGGTGCGCGAGGACGCGACCAATTCAGTGGTAATGGCGATGGACTGGGCGGTGTTCGAGGATGCAATCGAGGACCGTCCGGCGTTTCTGGAGGAGCTCCTGGCCGAGGCCGAGGCGCCCGAGGGCGAAGCCGGGATGGCCCCGACCGACCTGCTCGCCCAGCTCCGTGGCGCGCCGGTGGTCGGCAACGATGCGATCCTGGCCACATTCCTGCAGCAGGAGGTCCAGGCGGTGCTGCGCCTCGCTTCACCGCCGGCGCCGGACGTGGGGTTCTTCGATCTGGGAATGGACTCGCTGATGGCGGTGGAGCTGCGCAACCGCCTGAACCGGGCTTTCGCCGGCCAGTACACCGCGTCGAACACGCTGGTGTTCGACTACCCCGACATCACCGCCCTGGCCGGCCATCTGGCCGAAGAACTCGGCGGTCAAGACGGCGAAGGCGAGCCCGCCCCCGAACCCGAGCCGGAAATCCGGCGGACGATCGATTCGGACCGCGACGGGATCGCGATCGTGGGAATTGGCTGCCGGTTTCCCGGCGCCGAGGATCCGCTCGGCTTCTGGCGGCAGCTCGAGGCCGGCGCCGATCTGGTCAGCGAGGGACGTACCGACCCCTATCCGTGGGACGGGCTTTACGGAGACCCCAACGCGACCGAGTCCATTTTTCGCCGCGGAGCCTTCATCGAAGGAATCGACCGCTTCGACTCGCGCTTCTTCCGGATTTCGCCGATCGAGGCGCGCCACATGGACCCGCGCCAGCGACTGCTGCTGGAGACGACCTGGCTGGCGCTCGAGGACGCCGGCATCGACCCCGGGGGTTTGCGGGGCAGCCGCACCGGCGTTTACATCGGAGTCGGCGGCAACGAATACCGGGACGTGATCGCCGCCGGCGGTGCCGAAGACAGCTTCGTGGGCACGGCCGGCAGCATGGCGGTCGGCCGGGTGGCCTTCGCGCTGGGGCTCGAGGGGCCGGCCATGGGGCTGGACATGGTCTGCGCATCCTCGCTGGTGGCGGTGCACCAGGCGGTCGCGGGGCTGCAGCGCGGCGAGGCGGACCTGGCGCTCGCCGGCGGAGTCAACGTTCCCCTCTCGCAGGGCCTGGCGCGGTTCCTCGACGACCTGGGAATGATCTCGGAAAGCGGCCGTTCCTCGACGTTCGACTCCGCCGCCGACGGGTTCGTGCGCAGCGACGGGTGCGGCATCATCGCGCTGAAGCGGTTGAGCGACGCCGAGGCCGCCGGCGACCGGATCTGGGGTGTGATCCGGGGTTCGGCGATCAACCAGAACGGGGCCAGCGCCGGCCTCACGGTCCCCAACGGGCCGGCCCAGGAACGGGTGCTCGAGGAAGCGCTGGCACAATCCGGCTTCGCCCCGGCGGACGTGGACTACCTGGAAGCGCACGGGGCCGGATCGGCGCTGGGCGATCCGATCGAGATCCAAGCGGCGTCCGCCGTCTACGGGCGGGGCCGCCCCGACGACCGCCCGCTACTGCTCGGATCAGTGAAAGCCAACATCGGCCATCTCGAATGGGCGGCCGGCATCGCCAGCCTGATAAAGACGGTGCTGGCGATGCGCCAGGGTTCAATTCCGCGCCAGATTCATTTCGAAAACCCCAGTGAGAACATCGACTGGAACCGCTTGCCGGTGCGGGTGACGGCGAGTCCGACCCCCTGGCCGGACGGCAACGGACGGGCGCCGGTGGCGGCGGTGAGCGCGTTCGGAATGTCGGGCACCAATGCCAACGTGGTCGTAACCGGATACGAATCGGCGCAGAGCCCGCCGACCCAATTGGACGGCGTGCGGGTGCCGGTCGGCGCCGCGGTGCAGGTTCCGCCCGCTGGGGCCGGCGCGCCGGCGTCCGGCGCGTGCGCGCCGCGCAACTTGCGACTGCTGTCGCTGTCGGCGAAATCCGGCGCGGCGCTCCGCGGGCTGGCCGAACGTTACGCGGAGTGGCTGGACCTGCAGGACGGATCGAAAACCGACCCTGCGGACGCCGCAGCGCTCGCTGACATGGCCTGGACGGCCGCGGTGGGCCGGAGCCACTTCGATCACCGGGCAGGCTTGGTGTTCGACGATGCCGAATCCCTGCGGTCGCAGTTGCGCGCGGTCGCCGTGGGCGACGTTGAGCCCGATCCCGATCCGCCGCGCAGGTTTGCCTTCGTCTACCCCGCGCTGGGCAGCCAGGCCATAACCCTGGGACGGGAACTTTTCGAGACCGAGCCGGCCGTCCGCGCGGTGCTGGAACGCTGCGACGAATTGATTCGCTCCGAACGCGTCGCGTCGCTGCTCGAGGCAATGTTCGACCCGGACCAGGGCGCCGCCAGCCTCGACGATCCCGCCTGGGCCCAGCCGGCGACATATGCGCTTGGGTGCGCGCTGACGGCCCTGTGGTCCGGGGTGGGCGTATTGCCGACCGCGGTCCTGGGGCAGGGTCCCGGCGAACTGGCGGCCGCCCAGGCGGCGGGGGCGCTGACCCTCGAAGACGGACTGCGCATCGCGGCCGCCCGCGGCGAACTCATGGCGGTTTTCCCGGGTGCCGGGTTGGCACCGGACACCGGGTTCGAATCGATCCTTGCCGGTATCGAATCCGCGCCGCCATCGCTGGCACTGATCAGCGGTGCCAGCGGCCGGGCAATCGATTCCGAAACCCTGCTCGACGCAGATTACTGGAACCGCCAGCTGCGGGCGCCGGTTGCCGCCGCCGAATGCGCCGCGGCCCTCGCCGGACTCGGCATCGATGCGGTGATCGGACTGGGCCCCGGGCCCGGGCTGGCAGAGCGGATTTCGGCGGCCTGGCCGGACTCGGGCGAGCGTGCCGGCCCTAAGGTGATTGCGACTCTGGGGGAACCGGTCGCCGACCGCGGGTTCGCGGCGGCCGTGGCGGGCGTCTATGAAGCCGGCTTCGATCTCGACCTGCGCGGCCTGTTCGCCGGCGAGACTAGGCGGCGCACCTCGGTTCCCGGGTACCCGTTCCAGCGCCGCCGGCACTGGGTTTCGTTCCGCTAA
- a CDS encoding acyl carrier protein has product MSIDTIQVRRFSHPDPTWTVADCSSRGVAAAGFAPAIPGRRSTPGALGPPLGLGWVQFGGRHLRPAMREEASIDSGRGRDVICCVPRANHQRNQPMPSTADRLRELISENIEVDGKPVDVPDDMSFSLTAAGVSSLDLVAFGKLVSQEFGVAFELKDCTEIDSLGKLVAFIEDKAA; this is encoded by the coding sequence ATGTCAATCGACACCATTCAAGTTCGTCGATTCTCCCACCCGGACCCGACCTGGACAGTGGCAGATTGCTCGTCACGAGGCGTAGCTGCGGCCGGATTTGCCCCCGCGATACCAGGCCGCCGTTCCACACCGGGCGCGCTTGGCCCGCCGCTTGGACTCGGCTGGGTCCAATTCGGCGGCCGGCATCTCCGACCGGCGATGCGGGAAGAGGCTAGTATCGATTCGGGACGTGGCCGAGATGTGATTTGCTGCGTACCGAGGGCCAACCACCAAAGGAATCAGCCAATGCCATCGACCGCAGACCGTCTCCGGGAATTGATCAGCGAAAACATCGAAGTTGACGGCAAGCCGGTGGATGTGCCGGACGACATGAGTTTCTCTCTCACCGCCGCCGGGGTTTCCTCGCTCGACCTGGTCGCGTTCGGAAAACTGGTCAGTCAGGAATTCGGCGTTGCTTTCGAACTCAAGGACTGCACCGAGATCGACAGCCTCGGAAAACTCGTCGCGTTCATCGAAGACAAGGCCGCGTAG
- a CDS encoding DUF1801 domain-containing protein produces the protein MPKTRYGTFDELLAITEEPLHPIARAVRETVFEVDPNANEVVRLGDRAATYGIGPRKMIDGYAYIQPAKRWINLGFYQAVELADPEGLLEGTGAKMRHVKIRSLDDAGRPAVRGLIQGALERRKATQR, from the coding sequence ATGCCCAAAACCAGATATGGAACATTCGACGAATTGCTAGCGATCACGGAAGAACCTCTGCATCCAATTGCCAGGGCTGTAAGGGAGACGGTGTTCGAGGTCGATCCAAACGCCAACGAGGTGGTCCGTCTCGGCGACCGGGCCGCAACCTATGGAATTGGCCCAAGGAAGATGATCGACGGCTACGCCTACATTCAACCCGCCAAAAGGTGGATAAACCTCGGTTTCTACCAGGCAGTCGAACTGGCGGACCCGGAGGGGTTGCTTGAGGGAACCGGCGCCAAAATGCGCCATGTGAAGATTCGCTCGCTAGATGATGCCGGCCGGCCGGCAGTTCGAGGCTTAATCCAGGGCGCACTAGAGCGCAGGAAAGCAACCCAACGCTGA